From the genome of Streptomyces sp. S4.7:
CGGACGCCGACCTGGTCCTGTCCAGCCTGGAGTACGCGCCCGCCTCCCGCGAGGTCGAGCCCGGCAAGCTCATCCACCACGCCGACCACGGCTGCCAATATACGTCCATCAAGCTGACAACACGCTTGATGAGGGCAGGAATTGACGCGTCGATGGGCTCGGCCGGCGACAGTTACGACAACGCCCTCGCGGAGAATCTGTGGATGCTGACGAAGACCGAGTGCGTCCGCGGCCGCGTCTTCACCACCAGGGCCGAAGCCAACCTCGCACTCTTCGAGTACTTCAACGGCTTCTATAACAGCCGGCGCATCCAGAAGCGGCTCGGCTACCTCAGCCCGATCGAGTTCGAGGAGAAGCACTACGCCGAGCAGGCAACGACCAAAAGAGCGAACCTGAAACCCCGTCAACCCTCCCTGACCAGCTGATCAGCACCTCCCGAGCAACGGGGGAACCTCAGTCCACGTATTGCCGTCGTCAGTGTCTGCCGCGGCTGGCAGACCGCCGCGCGCGAACTCGGCGATGCCGGGTATGACCCGAGGCGTCACGGCCAGTTCTAACAACACAGCTCGTCCCCAAGATCACTCGCTCGGGACAGCTGCCCTGGCCGAAGCCTGCTTGTCGGCGTCGGCGAAGAGGAGCGTGGGCTCGGCCAGGATGTCCCTGCCGGCCTCGCTCTTGTAGATCTCGTCGACGCTGCCGAATCGTGCCTCGCTGTAGTCGAGGTCGAGCAGGGCGGCTGCCTGGCGGACCGACGCCTCGTCGGGTCCCTCGATCTCGACGAAGGTGGGGAGGTCCGGCCAGGTGTCGAAATCGAAGGCGACTTCGCCCAGGCGCCACTCCTCCCGGTAGTTCTCCTGGTAGCGCACCTCGCGCAAGCCGACGTTACGGAGGATCTCGGCCATGGCGTGCAGGTCGGACACCTCGGTCTCGATCTCGGTGGTGCCGTCGATCGTCGTGGAGTCGGTGACCTGCTTCAGCGTGAGAGTGGAGCGGGTGGCCTCGTCCCTCAGGCGGACCCAGGCGCCGCCTTCGAGCGCGTCGTTCTCGAAGATCTTCCGAGTGAGGAGGGTGCGCGGAAATGCCTGGACGGCTCCGAGCGCCGTCAGTTTGGCCTGGAGGCCGTCGACGTCGACGTCGAGGAACTTGGCTTCGTACTCGTGCTTCATAGGTCCTTCTTCCCGTAGCTCTAGTAGGGCTTGGTCATGTGTGGTCCGTGATGGCGTGTCTTCTTGATCGGTCGTGTCGTTGATCGGGTGTGCTGAGTGGGGAGTTGGCTGCGGTCCGGTGTGATCTGGAGGACTTCGCGGCGGAGATGTTCGAGCCGTTCGCGCGGGCGGATCAGCGGCGGTGGGGCGGGGTCTATCTGCGGGGCCTGCTGCTGGACGGTGGGCGCAAGTCGGTGGAGCCGATGGCCGCCCGCCTGGGCGAGGACGGGAACCGGCAGGCCCTGGCCCACTTCGTCACCTCCAGCCCTTGGGACGCGGCGCATGTGCGGGCCCGGTTGGCCTGGCGCATGCAGCCGGTCATCAAACCCACCGCGCTGGTCATCGATGACACCGGGTTCCTCAAGGACGGGAACGCTTCGGCGTGCGTGACCAGGCAGTACACCGGCACCGCGGGCAAGGTCACCAACTGCCAGGCCGGAGTCTCGCTGCACCTGGCTTCCAACGGCGCCTCGGCGGTGGTCAACTGGCGCCTGTTCCTGCCCGGGAGCTGGGACCCAGCCTCACCGAAAGCCGATCCGGCCAAGGTCGCCCGCCGTGACAAGTGCGCCATCCCTGCCCAGGTGGGCCATGTCGAGAAGTGGCAGCTGGCCCTCGACATGATCGACGAGACACGGTCCTGGGGCATCGAGGTGCCCCAGGTCATCGCCGACGCAGGCTACGGGGACACCGCCGCCTTCCGGCTCGGCCTGGAAGAACGCGGTCTCGACTACGTGGTGGGCATCTCGACCACGACCACCGCGCAACCCGAAATCGCACAGACATGCATCCCGGCCTGCTCCGGCCGCGGCCCACATCCGGTTCCTGCCTACCCCGAGCCGGCGCAGAGGGTGAAGAGCCTGGTCATCGCGGCCGGTAAATCTTCCGCGCGGCCGGTGCAGTGGAGGGAGGGATCACGGCCGGGCAGTGGCCGCAGCGGGCACAAGCGCATGTATTCGCGCTTCGTGGCCTTGCGGGTCCGGCCCGCCGGACGCGAGATCCGCAAGGCCACGGCCGGCACCGGGCTTCCGGTCCGCTGGCTGCTGGCCGAATGGCCCGCCGGCCAGGACGAGCCCGTGCAGTTCTGGCTCTCCAACCTGCCCGAAACCACCCCATTGCCCGTCCTCGTACGCACCGCGAAGCTGCGCTGGCGCATCGAGAACGACTACCGCGAGATGAAACAGGCCCTGGGCCTGGCCCACTTCGAAGGCCGAACCTGGCCAGGCTGGCACCACCACGTCACCCTCGTCTCGGTCGCCCACGCCTTCTGCACCCTGCAGCGACTGAACCGATCCCCAAAAGAGACGGCGTCGGCCTGAGCCTCTACCAAGTCGTCCGCGAGCTGCAATTACTCCTCGTGATCTGGGCCGGCGCCTGTCCCACCTGTCACCGCGACATGCCAGACCCCGCACCAACATGACCAAGCCCTACTAGGAGGGGGTGGACGCACGGGCTGCAAGGAGAAGGCCCATACGGTGGTTGTGGTCCTGCAGCTGTCCGACGTGCGCGTGCTCGGTGAACTCGTTGGTCCGCAGGGTGAGCAGGACGTCCCAGTCCCCGATGAAGTAACGCCGCAGCTTCTCGGGAGATGTGTAGTGCTCCAGCACGTGGTGGCGTTGCGTGAGGGGCATCATGAACTCCGCGCCGAGCAGACCGCCGGGCCGGACCAGGCGCTGCATGCGGTCGACGAACTCGCCCAACGGCCGGTGGTGGTTGGCACTGTAATGCCACGAGCAGCTCGTCCAGACGGCATCGCAGGGGGCGGTGACGGGGTCGGAGGCGAGGAAGTCGTCCTCCACGACCTGGACACGGTCGTGCAGCCCTTCCTGCTTCAGGCGCTCGATCATTCCCATCGCGTGACCGGTTCTGTCACCCGGGAGTTGGACCTCGCCGCCGTGGAGGGCGAGCGGGTCGTGCTCGATGGCGATGACGCGGTAGCCGGCTGCGGCCAGTGGCACGACGAGTCTGCCGTCGCTCGCGCCGATGACCATCACGGTGGAGTCAGGCTCCGTACGCTCCTTCAGCGCGGCGAGGAACTGAGGGAAGAAGGTGAGGGTGTGCCGCCACATGCTCGGTGTCTGCACTGGCTTGCTCTCCTTGCGGGTGGGTGCTCAGGACGGCTCGGAGGACCTCGTCAGGGGTGAGACCGGTGGTGTTCACGCGGTGCATCAGGAACGCTGCGTAGGCGTCGGTGATCTTGTCTGCGGTGATCTCGGCGAGGGCGTCCCAACGCGAGACAGGCTTGTCACGCCGGGCGAGTCGACGCTGGCGCTCGTCCTCCGCGCAGACGAGGTAGTAGGTGACGGGACGCGCGATGCCCGGCGGCAGGGAAACGGAGAGGTCTGCTCCGAAAGCGCGGTGGTTGGCCAGGCAGCGTGCGAAGTAGCTCTCGACGACGACCGGGATGCCGGCGGACAGGTACCGCTGGATCTGATCGGTGGCGGTGAACAGGGCCGAGAGGTAGAAGCACATGCGTGCCTCTGCGTTTCCCAGCCGGTCGACCTCCTGCCGCAGTGCCTGGTAAGTGGGTGGCACGGTCGGGACCAGTACCGCGCCACGGACGGCTGCGAGCATGGGGGCGAGCGTCGACTTGCCGGTGCCGCGCAGCCCTTCGACGCTCTCGAACGACGCCGGGTCAGACACGTCCGTACACCACGTCCGGCACCGCGAGGGTGAGTTCGTCGGTGGGGGAGGGCCGGTGGTCGATGTGGTCGGCGAGCTTGTCGTACCAGAAGGCGTGCGAGTCCTTGCCGACGGCCTTGCAGGACATGGTGAGCGCGCCGCGCGGGTCGGCTTCGATCCGCTCGATCTCCACAGGGCCCCCGGCGGGGAGGCAGGCGTCCGGTGCACCGAGCTCGGACAGGTCCTCGTCGAGGATCACCTCGATCTCCAGTTCGGCCGAGGCCAGGCGCTCCCGGAGGCGGGTGTAGGCCGTGGCGTCGTTGACGAGGAGCTCGGGGTGATCGGCTGCGTAGCCGACCGGGCGGAGGCAGTGGAGTTTCAGCTGCTCCACCCCGTAGTGCTGCAGTGTGCGGGCGAGCGGCAGGACCTCGTCGATGTTGCGCGAGGTGACCGTCATGGTCGCGCCGGCGCGGACGCCGAGCTGCTGGGCGATTTCGAGGGCGCTCAGGGCACTGCGGTAGCTTCCGAACTTCCGGATCTTGTCGTTGGTCGTGCCAATGCCCTCCAGCGACACCCGGAGCAGGTCCAGGTCGGGGGCGATCTCAGTCAGCCAGCGCTCGATGCGGTAGCCGTTGGTGCAGATCTCGACCTGCATGCCCAGGTCCCGCTTGGCGTACCGGACGACCTGGGCAAGGTCCCGGTAGACGAACGGCTCGCCGCCCAGCAGCGTGACCGCCTCGGTGCCGTACTCGTCGCGCATCAGCGTGAGGAGGTTGACCGCCTCGTCCGTGGTGAAGGCGTCGGCGTGCTGGAGCCGTTTGCCGTGGAAGCAGTGCAGGCATTCGAAGTTGCAGCGGTAGAGCAGCTGCAGGTACAGCATCCGGATCCTGCGGATCCCGGTGACTTCGCTGATCACGAGGGTCTCCTTCGAGGCACTTGCCTGGTGGGAGACCTGATATTGGCGGGACAGGTACGGACCTCGTCACCGCGTATCGGGACGCTCCGAGGACGTCCTGGGACGTTTTCAGCGTGCGGAGAGCGCCTCCAGAATCCCGAGTAAACGGCCGGTGTCCGTCAGATCGGGCAGGACCGTACGGGCACCGGCGGCTGCCAGCTCTTCGGTGCTGTGGACGCCGGAGGCGACCGCGATGATCTCGGAACCCGTGACGAGTGCGGCCTCCACGTCCCTCGGAGTGTCTCCAACGAGCACGACGGGCACGCCATCCGGGGCGCCCCGCAGCCGCCGGGCCCGCTCCCGGGCGACAGCGACCAGGTCGGGGCGTTGGAGGGCATCAGCCCCGTAGGCGCCAACCGGAAGGTCGAGGAGGGGATCAAGGCCGAAGGCCGCGACCTTTACGCGGGCGTTGTCCGCGATATTGCCTGTGAGCACCGACGACACCCAACTGCTGTGCACGGAGACCTCCTTCAGGACTTCCCGCACACCGGGCAGGGCTGTTCCCCGCTGGCTGAGGGCGTGGAGACGGGCCTCCCCGGCGTCGGCGAGAGCCTTCTCGACCGCTGGCCAGTCCGGCTCGGCCAGGCCGTTCCGCTCGAACATGTCGCGCATGATCAGCCGGTCCGTACGCCCTTCCGTCCGCGCCGGCCCCGCGGGCGCCCTTCCCGCCAGGGCCGTGAAGGCGGCGGCGTAGATCTCCTTGCTGACCCCTGAGTTCTCGATGAGGGTGTGGTCGATGTCCCACAGGACGATGAGCTCCATGCATCCAGCGTAAATACAGCGGTCATGGCCCCCTCCTTCTGTGGAACGTCCCGAAACGTCCTTGCCGCTCCTGACCGGTCTCGGCTTGTATGGCGTCTGTGAACGAGCGATTGCACTCCGTGCTCGCCCAGCGCGGCATCCCACCCGAATCACTCGCCGAAGTCTGTGAGGTGGACCCCAAGACCGTCGGCCGGTGGCTCGGCGGGCGCGTTCCCCATCCTCGCCACCGCTTCCGCGTCGCCAAGCACTTACGGGTCGAGGAACTGTTCCTCTGGCCCGCACCAGCGCCGACCACGCCGCAGCAACTCGAAGGTTCAGGGCAGGAGCTGGTCGGGACCTACCAGAACCGGGCAAGCGTCCCGCGCGACACATGGCTGTCGCTGCTCAACGGCGCCCAGGAGCAGATCAGCGTCCTCGTCTTCTCCGGCACCTTCTTCGCTCAGTCCAACCCGCACGTGGCCAAGATGCTCGCCGAGCGTGCGTCGAGCGGGGTGCGAGTGCGGCTCTGCTTCGGCGACTCGAAGGGCCGGGCCGCAGCAATCCGGGGCCACGAAGAGGGAATCGGCGACACCCTCGCCGCCAAGATCCGTGCCTCCCTGACCTACTACCGGCCCCTGTTGTCCGAGGCCGGATGCGAGGTGAGACTGCACGACACCACGCTCTACACCTCCATGTTCCGGTACGACAATGATCTTCTGATCAACCCGCACGTCTGGGGCCAGCCGGCCAGCGCCAACCCCCTCCTCCATCTCCGCAGAGCAGACACGGCGGGCTGGTTCGACAACTACGCTCAGAGTTTCGAAGCTGTCTGGGCCACCGCACGGCCCTGGACACCAGACCAGGAGGGGCCCTCGCCGCATGGGCAGGACTGAGTACTACAACGACCCCAAGGCCCCCAAGGCGAACACACTCATCCCCGCCAACAACCTGCTCGTTGTCGACGACAACGGCGCCATTCTCCTCCAGCGCCGCCGGGACACCGGCCAATGGGCCCTGCCGGGCGGAGCCCAGGACATCGGCGAGACTGCGGCCCAGTGCGCCGTGCGTGAATGCCAGGAAGAGACCGGGATCATCGCCGAGGTCACGGGCTTCCTGGGGGTCTACACGAACCCGAACCACATCGTGGCCTACACCGACGGCGAGATCCGCCAGCAGTACGAGAACACCTACATCGGCCGGCCGGTGGGCGGTGAGCCCACGATCAACGACGAGGCCGACGGCGTCCGGTACGTCCAGCCGAGCGACCTGGACCAGTACGACATCCACCCGAGCATGCGCCAACAGATCGGCGATTACCTGGCAGGCACGTACCCCTACCTGGGCTGAGCCTCCAAGGCCGCCTCTACCCGGCTCACGGCCGCCAGGATGTCAGGTGATGCTCGGCGGATGAACCGCCCCACCGGGCTGCCGGATTCGTACCGGCTGGCGATCTCGGCCAGGCGAGCATCGGTCGAAGTGACTTTGCCATCCGGTGTGGTTGTCATGTCGCAGTACACAAGCGCATCCACAAGCAGAGCCTCATCTAACAACGGGAACTCGCGCTCCAGCACCTCCATCAACCCGCGCTCCTCGGCTTCCAGCAGCGCGAACGAATGGTTCGCCACCAAGCGCACCAACCGCTCATCAGCACCATGCTCGTCTCGGAGAAACCGCGCCCCGTCGAGCGGGTGAAAGCCGGTTTCCGCCAGCCGGGGCGCGTAGCCCACGTCATGCAGTACTGCCGCGGAAAACAACAGCTCAGCATTCCCTGCCAGGGCCGGGCCGAGCCCGGCGGCACGCGCCGCCACGCCCTGCGAATGCGCCCACCGTCGGGGAAGCACCTCGCTGAGCTCGTTCTCGGCTACCTGCCTCGCCCATGCCAGCATCGTTTCTTCCATGGCCCGTTCGATGCCCAAAAGGGGCCAAAGTCATTCCATGCCCGGCGTCCCTCAGTGCGCAATCGGTTAGGTGCTGTCAGCAGCAGCGCAGGGGCGGGCGAACTCGCCAGGCGGTCCGTCCATCAGCTTGTCAAGGATCGTGTCGTAGTGGAACGCGCGGCCGTGAAGTACAGCAGTCCACCCCTCGGCCCCGGAACTCCTATCCGCCGCAGGTTTCACCACCACGCTCTGCATCACCTGGGTACGCTGGGTGGTCAGAGCGAGATCAGGGGAGTAGTGGGGCGGGGATGAGGAAGAGCACGCAGGCGATGCCGCTGGAGGTTCGGCAGATTCGTGAGGCCCTATTGAGGGAGTTCACTGACCGGATTTCCATGGACGACTTCGAGAAGAAGGATCCTACGGAGCGGGAAACCGCTCTCTTATCCCGGGCCGTATCGGCGAGGGCAGCTCGCATTCTGACCGACTGCACCTCAGACGAGGCAGCCGCTGGGGTAATCGATGGCAGAGCCGACTTCGGCATCGACTCCGTGGCCTTCTCCGCTTCCGGGACGGAACTCTGGCT
Proteins encoded in this window:
- a CDS encoding IS701 family transposase; protein product: MFEPFARADQRRWGGVYLRGLLLDGGRKSVEPMAARLGEDGNRQALAHFVTSSPWDAAHVRARLAWRMQPVIKPTALVIDDTGFLKDGNASACVTRQYTGTAGKVTNCQAGVSLHLASNGASAVVNWRLFLPGSWDPASPKADPAKVARRDKCAIPAQVGHVEKWQLALDMIDETRSWGIEVPQVIADAGYGDTAAFRLGLEERGLDYVVGISTTTTAQPEIAQTCIPACSGRGPHPVPAYPEPAQRVKSLVIAAGKSSARPVQWREGSRPGSGRSGHKRMYSRFVALRVRPAGREIRKATAGTGLPVRWLLAEWPAGQDEPVQFWLSNLPETTPLPVLVRTAKLRWRIENDYREMKQALGLAHFEGRTWPGWHHHVTLVSVAHAFCTLQRLNRSPKETASA
- a CDS encoding XRE family transcriptional regulator, producing MNERLHSVLAQRGIPPESLAEVCEVDPKTVGRWLGGRVPHPRHRFRVAKHLRVEELFLWPAPAPTTPQQLEGSGQELVGTYQNRASVPRDTWLSLLNGAQEQISVLVFSGTFFAQSNPHVAKMLAERASSGVRVRLCFGDSKGRAAAIRGHEEGIGDTLAAKIRASLTYYRPLLSEAGCEVRLHDTTLYTSMFRYDNDLLINPHVWGQPASANPLLHLRRADTAGWFDNYAQSFEAVWATARPWTPDQEGPSPHGQD
- a CDS encoding haloacid dehalogenase-like hydrolase, yielding MELIVLWDIDHTLIENSGVSKEIYAAAFTALAGRAPAGPARTEGRTDRLIMRDMFERNGLAEPDWPAVEKALADAGEARLHALSQRGTALPGVREVLKEVSVHSSWVSSVLTGNIADNARVKVAAFGLDPLLDLPVGAYGADALQRPDLVAVARERARRLRGAPDGVPVVLVGDTPRDVEAALVTGSEIIAVASGVHSTEELAAAGARTVLPDLTDTGRLLGILEALSAR
- a CDS encoding class IV adenylate cyclase; this encodes MKHEYEAKFLDVDVDGLQAKLTALGAVQAFPRTLLTRKIFENDALEGGAWVRLRDEATRSTLTLKQVTDSTTIDGTTEIETEVSDLHAMAEILRNVGLREVRYQENYREEWRLGEVAFDFDTWPDLPTFVEIEGPDEASVRQAAALLDLDYSEARFGSVDEIYKSEAGRDILAEPTLLFADADKQASARAAVPSE
- a CDS encoding class I SAM-dependent methyltransferase gives rise to the protein MQTPSMWRHTLTFFPQFLAALKERTEPDSTVMVIGASDGRLVVPLAAAGYRVIAIEHDPLALHGGEVQLPGDRTGHAMGMIERLKQEGLHDRVQVVEDDFLASDPVTAPCDAVWTSCSWHYSANHHRPLGEFVDRMQRLVRPGGLLGAEFMMPLTQRHHVLEHYTSPEKLRRYFIGDWDVLLTLRTNEFTEHAHVGQLQDHNHRMGLLLAARASTPS
- a CDS encoding HD domain-containing protein; translation: MEETMLAWARQVAENELSEVLPRRWAHSQGVAARAAGLGPALAGNAELLFSAAVLHDVGYAPRLAETGFHPLDGARFLRDEHGADERLVRLVANHSFALLEAEERGLMEVLEREFPLLDEALLVDALVYCDMTTTPDGKVTSTDARLAEIASRYESGSPVGRFIRRASPDILAAVSRVEAALEAQPR
- a CDS encoding radical SAM protein gives rise to the protein MISEVTGIRRIRMLYLQLLYRCNFECLHCFHGKRLQHADAFTTDEAVNLLTLMRDEYGTEAVTLLGGEPFVYRDLAQVVRYAKRDLGMQVEICTNGYRIERWLTEIAPDLDLLRVSLEGIGTTNDKIRKFGSYRSALSALEIAQQLGVRAGATMTVTSRNIDEVLPLARTLQHYGVEQLKLHCLRPVGYAADHPELLVNDATAYTRLRERLASAELEIEVILDEDLSELGAPDACLPAGGPVEIERIEADPRGALTMSCKAVGKDSHAFWYDKLADHIDHRPSPTDELTLAVPDVVYGRV
- a CDS encoding NUDIX domain-containing protein encodes the protein MGRTEYYNDPKAPKANTLIPANNLLVVDDNGAILLQRRRDTGQWALPGGAQDIGETAAQCAVRECQEETGIIAEVTGFLGVYTNPNHIVAYTDGEIRQQYENTYIGRPVGGEPTINDEADGVRYVQPSDLDQYDIHPSMRQQIGDYLAGTYPYLG